In Desulforhopalus sp., a single genomic region encodes these proteins:
- the greA gene encoding transcription elongation factor GreA — protein MVTRIPMSKTGNQKLREELHRLERIERGVVVKAIEVAREHGDLKENAEYHAAKDRQGHIEGRIIELKDKLARAEVIDCSKVSSKTVVFGTIVKLLDLDTEEEVTYQLLGPEEADVKKGSISVLSPLGKSMLGKEVGDEVRTVTPGGTREFEVIAIGTSDFQ, from the coding sequence ATGGTTACAAGAATACCAATGTCAAAAACTGGCAATCAAAAATTGCGTGAAGAGTTACACCGATTAGAACGAATTGAGCGGGGTGTGGTTGTCAAAGCAATTGAGGTGGCTCGAGAGCATGGCGATTTAAAGGAGAATGCTGAGTATCATGCCGCTAAAGATCGCCAGGGGCACATAGAGGGAAGGATTATCGAACTCAAGGATAAGCTTGCTAGGGCAGAAGTTATCGACTGTTCAAAAGTAAGTTCCAAAACGGTTGTATTTGGCACTATTGTAAAGCTGCTCGACCTTGACACGGAAGAGGAAGTTACGTATCAGCTTTTAGGGCCAGAGGAGGCTGATGTCAAAAAGGGCTCTATCTCAGTCTTGTCCCCTTTGGGAAAGAGTATGCTTGGTAAAGAGGTCGGTGATGAGGTACGAACAGTTACCCCGGGTGGAACTAGAGAGTTTGAAGTGATAGCCATAGGTACTTCTGATTTTCAGTAA